Proteins from a genomic interval of Oreochromis aureus strain Israel breed Guangdong linkage group 6, ZZ_aureus, whole genome shotgun sequence:
- the ctnnd1 gene encoding catenin delta-1 isoform X5, protein MNGRIPCDADIERLTLNEGYINGTHHFRMEPGQVVQETFTVEEQPQEMPPIVSVETSEDGTTKRTETTVKKVVKTTTTRTVIPSVSDTLSVDGGGSVTGGYTTPADRVYRQGPGVPVPMDYPTQTVPRNYHYGPPVGPYDDYRTGPPSEVYTSLNRGAHMDDRYRPVHPDGYRTLDPNYRAPSRNQLDPYAAQPQVGPMGSGMELSSIPRFVPEPYGLEDDQRSMGYDEPDYGMGPPMHYSTVPRNPHAYPRAPPRRTGSYEGLLDGDMSGAGDYYWGGGAPLAQGERGSMASLDSTLRKGPGPGGWRQPELPEVIAMLNYRLDPVRSNAAAYLQHLTYKNDKVKSDVRRLKGIPALVSMLDNPHREVHYAACGALKNISYGKDQDNKIAIKNCDGVPALIRLLRKTHDQDLTDVITGTLWNLSSHDSVKMEIVDHALHALSDEVMVPHSGWERGSNGAGGGEENCKPRHLEWETALTNTAGCLRNVSSERSEARRKLRECTGLVDSLMYIVKSQIDCKDVDNKLTENCVCLLRNLSYQVHREIPNPERYLEATPNHQGPAYSSNKGSCFGSRKSKDEWFSKGRKDEDTADDTIDIPKRNSPAQGYELLYQPEVVRIYMSLVKESQNPTVLEASAGAIQNLCAGHWNYGRCIRGLVRREKGLSMMTEQLAHNNDRVVRAMSGALRNLAIDGRNKELLGKHAVPNLVNNLPGAGQSQPVRAVSEETVVSILSTLHEVLGSSLEAAKTLRAANGIERLVLINKDGNRSDREVRGAGLVLQTVWGYKELRRTLEKDGWKKTDFMVNLNPPTNKPNGYEESTLPLIDKGGKSDRDMIPLNDMGPDAYSTLDQTGRRNTLDNTLGPTDKDFDQGGMYGERQASLPLMDSYDG, encoded by the exons ATG AACGGCCGCATTCCTTGTGATGCAGACATAGAAAGGCTGACATTGAACGAGGGTTACATCAACGGGACACATCAC TTCAGGATGGAGCCTGGTCAGGTGGTGCAGGAGACATTCACGGTGGAGGAACAACCCCAGGAGATGCCACCTATTGTGTCTGTGGAGACCAGTGAAGATGGGACAACAAAGCGTACAGAAACCACA GTAAAGAAAGTAGTAAAGACTACCACCACCCGCACAGTCATCCCTTCTGTGTCAGACACACTGTCAGTggatggtggaggctctgtgaCAGGTGGATACACTACACCCGCGGACCGAGTCTACAGGCAGGGCCCTGGAGTTCCTGTGCCAATGGACTACCCCACTCAAACTGTGCCCCGAAACTACCACTACGGACCTCCAGTGGGACCTTATGACGACTACCGCACTGGACCTCCATCTGAGGTCTATACAAGCCTCAACAGGGGAGCTCACATGGATGATCGCTACAG ACCGGTTCATCCAGATGGGTATAGGACTCTAGATCCCAACTACAGAGCCCCCAGTAGGAACCAGTTGGACCCCTATGCTGCTCAGCCACAG GTTGGGCCTATGGGAAGTGGTATGGAGCTTTCCTCCATTCCAAGGTTTGTTCCAGAGCCATACGGTCTGGAGGATGACCAACGCAGCATGGGCTATGATGAGCCCGACTATGGCATGGGACCTCCAATGCATTACAGCACTGTGCCCCGCAACCCCCATGCTTACCCTCGTGCACCGCCTCGCAGGACTGG GAGCTATGAGGGCCTCTTGGATGGCGACATGAGCGGTGCAGGAGATTACTACTGGGGTGGTGGTGCGCCGCTGGCTCAGGGTGAAAGAGGGAGCATGGCTTCATTGGACAGCACTCTAAGGAAAGGCCCAGGCCCCGGTGGCTGGCGTCAGCCAGAGTTGCCTGAGGTCATCGCCATGCTCAACTACAGGCTGGACCCCGTCAGGAGCAATGCAGCTGCTTATCTGCAGCATCTCACCTATAAGAATGATAAG gtGAAGTCCGATGTGCGTCGTCTGAAAGGCATTCCAGCACTGGTTTCTATGCTCGACAACCCACACAGAGAG GTTCACTACGCAGCCTGCGGCGCACTAAAGAACATCTCATATGGCAAAGATCAAGACAATAAGATTGCCATCAAGAACTGTGATGGCGTCCCGGCTCTGATCAGGCTGCTGAGGAAGACTCATGACCAGGATCTGACGGATGTTATCACAG gAACGCTGTGGAACTTATCGTCTCACGATTCTGTGAAAATGGAGATCGTGGACCATGCATTGCACGCCCTCTCCGACGAGGTGATGGTTCCCCATTCAGGCTGGGAGCGAGGGAGCAACGGAGCAGGTGGTGGGGAGGAAAACTGCAAGCCCAGACATCTTGAATGGGAGACGGCCCTCACCAACACAGCAGGCTGCCTGAG AAATGTGAGTTCAGAGCGAAGTGAGGCGAGGAGGAAGCTCAGGGAGTGCACGGGATTGGTCGACTCGCTCATGTACATTGTCAAGTCCCAAATTGACTGTAAAGATGTGGACAATAAG TTGACAGagaactgtgtgtgtctgctgagGAACCTGTCCTACCAAGTGCACCGTGAAATCCCCAACCCTGAGCGCTACCTGGAGGCCACACCAAACCACCAAGGCCCCGCCTACTCCAGCAATAAGGGCAGTTGCTTCGGTTCCCGCAAGAGCAAAG ATGAGTGGTTTTCCAAAG GAAGGAAAGATGAGGATACAGCTGATGATACAATAGACATTCCAAAAAGGAACTCACCTGCTCAAG GCTATGAGCTGTTGTATCAGCCGGAGGTGGTTCGCATCTACATGTCTCTGGTAAAGGAGTCCCAAAACCCCACAGTGTTGGAAGCTTCAGCTGGAGCTATTCAGAACCTGTGCGCTGGACACTGGAAT TATGGCAGATGCATCCGTGGCTTGGTGCGCAGGGAGAAAGGTTTATCCATGATGACGGAGCAGCTGGCTCATAACAACGACCGCGTAGTCCGAGCCATGTCCGGAGCCCTTCGCAACCTGGCCATTGATGGACGAAACAAAGAGCTACTAG GTAAACATGCGGTGCCTAACTTGGTAAATAACCTGCCTGGTGCTGGTCAGAGTCAGCCAGTGCGAGCAGTGTCAGAAGAGACGGTGGTGTCTATACTGAGCACGCTCCATGAGGTGCTGGGCTCCAGTCTGGAAGCAGCCAAGACCCTCAGGGCTGCGAATGGCATCGAGAGACTGGTGCTCATCAACAAGGATGG TAATCGTTCCGATCGGGAGGTGCGTGGAGCCGGCCTAGTGCTGCAGACAGTTTGGGGCTACAAGGAGCTGCGGCGCACTTTGGAAAAGGATGGCTGGAAGAAGACAGACTTCATGGTCAACTTAAACCCTCCCACCAACAAACCCAACGGATATGAGGAAAGCACTCTGCCGCTTATAGACAAAG GTGGCAAAAGTGACCGGGACATGATTCCATTGAATGACATGGGACCAG ATGCCTACTCCACACTGGACCAGACGGGGAGAAGGAACACTCTGGATAACACACTCGGACCTACTGACAAAGATTTTGATCAG GGAGGGATGTATGGGGAGAGGCAGGCCTCCTTGCCTCTAATGGATTCTTACGATGGTTAG
- the ctnnd1 gene encoding catenin delta-1 isoform X3, translating into MEQCASTASLLASVREQERQFEMLSRALEEERRSCAGTLPRPLPNMQNGRIPCDADIERLTLNEGYINGTHHFRMEPGQVVQETFTVEEQPQEMPPIVSVETSEDGTTKRTETTVKKVVKTTTTRTVIPSVSDTLSVDGGGSVTGGYTTPADRVYRQGPGVPVPMDYPTQTVPRNYHYGPPVGPYDDYRTGPPSEVYTSLNRGAHMDDRYRPVHPDGYRTLDPNYRAPSRNQLDPYAAQPQVGPMGSGMELSSIPRFVPEPYGLEDDQRSMGYDEPDYGMGPPMHYSTVPRNPHAYPRAPPRRTGSYEGLLDGDMSGAGDYYWGGGAPLAQGERGSMASLDSTLRKGPGPGGWRQPELPEVIAMLNYRLDPVRSNAAAYLQHLTYKNDKVKSDVRRLKGIPALVSMLDNPHREVHYAACGALKNISYGKDQDNKIAIKNCDGVPALIRLLRKTHDQDLTDVITGTLWNLSSHDSVKMEIVDHALHALSDEVMVPHSGWERGSNGAGGGEENCKPRHLEWETALTNTAGCLRNVSSERSEARRKLRECTGLVDSLMYIVKSQIDCKDVDNKLTENCVCLLRNLSYQVHREIPNPERYLEATPNHQGPAYSSNKGSCFGSRKSKDEWFSKGRKDEDTADDTIDIPKRNSPAQGYELLYQPEVVRIYMSLVKESQNPTVLEASAGAIQNLCAGHWNYGRCIRGLVRREKGLSMMTEQLAHNNDRVVRAMSGALRNLAIDGRNKELLGKHAVPNLVNNLPGAGQSQPVRAVSEETVVSILSTLHEVLGSSLEAAKTLRAANGIERLVLINKDGNRSDREVRGAGLVLQTVWGYKELRRTLEKDGWKKTDFMVNLNPPTNKPNGYEESTLPLIDKGGKSDRDMIPLNDMGPDAYSTLDQTGRRNTLDNTLGPTDKDFDQDLTFH; encoded by the exons ATGGAGCAGTGTGCGAGTACGGCCTCCCTGCTGGCCTCGGTGCGGGAGCAGGAGAGGCAGTTTGAGATGCTGAGCCGAGCTCTGGAGGAGGAGCGGAGGTCGTGTGCTGGCACCTTGCCCCGCCCCCTCCCCAACATGCAG AACGGCCGCATTCCTTGTGATGCAGACATAGAAAGGCTGACATTGAACGAGGGTTACATCAACGGGACACATCAC TTCAGGATGGAGCCTGGTCAGGTGGTGCAGGAGACATTCACGGTGGAGGAACAACCCCAGGAGATGCCACCTATTGTGTCTGTGGAGACCAGTGAAGATGGGACAACAAAGCGTACAGAAACCACA GTAAAGAAAGTAGTAAAGACTACCACCACCCGCACAGTCATCCCTTCTGTGTCAGACACACTGTCAGTggatggtggaggctctgtgaCAGGTGGATACACTACACCCGCGGACCGAGTCTACAGGCAGGGCCCTGGAGTTCCTGTGCCAATGGACTACCCCACTCAAACTGTGCCCCGAAACTACCACTACGGACCTCCAGTGGGACCTTATGACGACTACCGCACTGGACCTCCATCTGAGGTCTATACAAGCCTCAACAGGGGAGCTCACATGGATGATCGCTACAG ACCGGTTCATCCAGATGGGTATAGGACTCTAGATCCCAACTACAGAGCCCCCAGTAGGAACCAGTTGGACCCCTATGCTGCTCAGCCACAG GTTGGGCCTATGGGAAGTGGTATGGAGCTTTCCTCCATTCCAAGGTTTGTTCCAGAGCCATACGGTCTGGAGGATGACCAACGCAGCATGGGCTATGATGAGCCCGACTATGGCATGGGACCTCCAATGCATTACAGCACTGTGCCCCGCAACCCCCATGCTTACCCTCGTGCACCGCCTCGCAGGACTGG GAGCTATGAGGGCCTCTTGGATGGCGACATGAGCGGTGCAGGAGATTACTACTGGGGTGGTGGTGCGCCGCTGGCTCAGGGTGAAAGAGGGAGCATGGCTTCATTGGACAGCACTCTAAGGAAAGGCCCAGGCCCCGGTGGCTGGCGTCAGCCAGAGTTGCCTGAGGTCATCGCCATGCTCAACTACAGGCTGGACCCCGTCAGGAGCAATGCAGCTGCTTATCTGCAGCATCTCACCTATAAGAATGATAAG gtGAAGTCCGATGTGCGTCGTCTGAAAGGCATTCCAGCACTGGTTTCTATGCTCGACAACCCACACAGAGAG GTTCACTACGCAGCCTGCGGCGCACTAAAGAACATCTCATATGGCAAAGATCAAGACAATAAGATTGCCATCAAGAACTGTGATGGCGTCCCGGCTCTGATCAGGCTGCTGAGGAAGACTCATGACCAGGATCTGACGGATGTTATCACAG gAACGCTGTGGAACTTATCGTCTCACGATTCTGTGAAAATGGAGATCGTGGACCATGCATTGCACGCCCTCTCCGACGAGGTGATGGTTCCCCATTCAGGCTGGGAGCGAGGGAGCAACGGAGCAGGTGGTGGGGAGGAAAACTGCAAGCCCAGACATCTTGAATGGGAGACGGCCCTCACCAACACAGCAGGCTGCCTGAG AAATGTGAGTTCAGAGCGAAGTGAGGCGAGGAGGAAGCTCAGGGAGTGCACGGGATTGGTCGACTCGCTCATGTACATTGTCAAGTCCCAAATTGACTGTAAAGATGTGGACAATAAG TTGACAGagaactgtgtgtgtctgctgagGAACCTGTCCTACCAAGTGCACCGTGAAATCCCCAACCCTGAGCGCTACCTGGAGGCCACACCAAACCACCAAGGCCCCGCCTACTCCAGCAATAAGGGCAGTTGCTTCGGTTCCCGCAAGAGCAAAG ATGAGTGGTTTTCCAAAG GAAGGAAAGATGAGGATACAGCTGATGATACAATAGACATTCCAAAAAGGAACTCACCTGCTCAAG GCTATGAGCTGTTGTATCAGCCGGAGGTGGTTCGCATCTACATGTCTCTGGTAAAGGAGTCCCAAAACCCCACAGTGTTGGAAGCTTCAGCTGGAGCTATTCAGAACCTGTGCGCTGGACACTGGAAT TATGGCAGATGCATCCGTGGCTTGGTGCGCAGGGAGAAAGGTTTATCCATGATGACGGAGCAGCTGGCTCATAACAACGACCGCGTAGTCCGAGCCATGTCCGGAGCCCTTCGCAACCTGGCCATTGATGGACGAAACAAAGAGCTACTAG GTAAACATGCGGTGCCTAACTTGGTAAATAACCTGCCTGGTGCTGGTCAGAGTCAGCCAGTGCGAGCAGTGTCAGAAGAGACGGTGGTGTCTATACTGAGCACGCTCCATGAGGTGCTGGGCTCCAGTCTGGAAGCAGCCAAGACCCTCAGGGCTGCGAATGGCATCGAGAGACTGGTGCTCATCAACAAGGATGG TAATCGTTCCGATCGGGAGGTGCGTGGAGCCGGCCTAGTGCTGCAGACAGTTTGGGGCTACAAGGAGCTGCGGCGCACTTTGGAAAAGGATGGCTGGAAGAAGACAGACTTCATGGTCAACTTAAACCCTCCCACCAACAAACCCAACGGATATGAGGAAAGCACTCTGCCGCTTATAGACAAAG GTGGCAAAAGTGACCGGGACATGATTCCATTGAATGACATGGGACCAG ATGCCTACTCCACACTGGACCAGACGGGGAGAAGGAACACTCTGGATAACACACTCGGACCTACTGACAAAGATTTTGATCAG GACCTAACATTTCACTAA